TGATCGCGGGCAACCCGAGCGCGGGCGGTGCCTTCCCCCTGCCGCTGCTGCCGCCGTTCTGGAACGCGATCGGGCCCGCGCTGCCACCGGGCGCCGGCACCTGGGTGGCACGCTCGATCGCCTACTTCAAGGGCAACGCCGTCACCGGCCCGCTGCTGGTCCTGTCGGCCTGGGCGCTCGCCGGGATCGTGGTCACCCTGCTGGCGGCGGCGCTGCGGCGGAAGCACGAGGACCTGCTGGACCGACCGGGATTGTCAGACCCGTCTGCAACGCTGGACGCATGATCAGCACTCTCGCCGTCGAGAACTACCGCTCCCTGCGCCGCCTGATCGTCCCGCTGACGCGACTGAACGTGATCACGGGGGCGAACGGCACGGGCAAGTCGAGCCTCTACCGCTCGCTGCGCCTGCTCGCCGCGTCCGCGCGCGGCGGTGCCGTCGCCGCGCTCGCGCAGGAGGGCGGGCTGCCGTCGGTCCTGTGGGCGGGCCCGGAGAAGATCGGCCGCGCGGTGCGCGAGGGCAGACACCCGGTGCAGGGCACGGTCCGCTCGGGCCCGGTCAGTCTGCAACTGGGCTTCGCGGGCGACGAGTTCGGGTACGCGATCGACTTCGGGCACCCCAGCCCGTCCCCGGGGACCGACCGCGTGGCGTCCATGTTCAACCTCGACCCGGAGATCAAACGCGAGTCCATCTGGAGCGGCCCCGTCCTGCGCCCGGCCTCGGTGCTCTCCGACCGCGCGGGAGCCGCCGTCAAGCTGCGCGGCGCGGGCGGCGGCTGGTCCCGCGCCCACGGCACCCTGCGCCCGTACGACAGCATGCTCGGCGAACTGGCCGACCCCCAGCACGCCCCCGACGTCCTGGCGGTCCGGGAGTTCATCAGGTCCTGGCGGTTCTACGACCATGTCCGCACCGACGCGGACGCGCCGGCCCGGGCAGCCCAGATCGGCACCCGCACGCCCGTGCTCAGCGGTGACGGCTCCGATCTGGCCGCCGCCCTGCAGACGATCCGCGAGGTCGGTGCCGCCGAGGCGCTGGACGCGGCCGTGGACGCGGCCTTCCCCGGCAGCCAGGTCCACATCGCCGACCTCGGCGGCCGCTTCCAGCTCGCCCTGCGCCAGCACGGGTTGCTGCGCGCGCTGACCGCCGCCGAGCTGTCGGACGGCACCCTGCGCTATCTCCTGTGGGCGGCGGCCCTGTTGACACCCCGGCCCCCGTCGCTGCTGGTGCTGAACGAGCCGGAGACGAGCCTCCACCCGGACCTGATCCCGCCCCTCGCCGATCTGATCCTCACCGCCACCAAGGACACCCAGATCGTCGTGGTCACCCACGCCCGGCCGCTCGCGGACGCCCTCCAGAAGGGTGCGATACGGCACCGTCTCGACGTCAACTCCATAGAGCTGGTGAAGGAGTTCGGGCAGACGACGGTGGCGGGCCGCGAGGGCCCGCTCGACGAACCGCTGTGGTACTGGCCCACGCGTTGAGCCCACCCCCCGGTGTACGCGAAGGTCCCGCCCCCTCGCGCGCGGGGACGGGACTTCACGGCGCCGTACGGGCAGGTCAGCCGATCTGCGCCCCGAACGTCGACAGCGCCTCGGTGACCGGCTGGAAGAAGGTCTCGCCGCCCGAGGTGCAGTCGCCGCTGCCGCCGGAGGTGAGGCCGATCGCCGCGTCGCCGTCGAACAGCGAGCCGCCGCTGTCACCGGGCTCGGCGCAGACGTCGGTCTGGATCAGGCCGTTGACGATGTCGCCGTTGCCGTAGTTCACGGT
The nucleotide sequence above comes from Streptomyces sp. N50. Encoded proteins:
- a CDS encoding AAA family ATPase; amino-acid sequence: MISTLAVENYRSLRRLIVPLTRLNVITGANGTGKSSLYRSLRLLAASARGGAVAALAQEGGLPSVLWAGPEKIGRAVREGRHPVQGTVRSGPVSLQLGFAGDEFGYAIDFGHPSPSPGTDRVASMFNLDPEIKRESIWSGPVLRPASVLSDRAGAAVKLRGAGGGWSRAHGTLRPYDSMLGELADPQHAPDVLAVREFIRSWRFYDHVRTDADAPARAAQIGTRTPVLSGDGSDLAAALQTIREVGAAEALDAAVDAAFPGSQVHIADLGGRFQLALRQHGLLRALTAAELSDGTLRYLLWAAALLTPRPPSLLVLNEPETSLHPDLIPPLADLILTATKDTQIVVVTHARPLADALQKGAIRHRLDVNSIELVKEFGQTTVAGREGPLDEPLWYWPTR